TACATAATGAAATACATAATCTCTTAGATAAAGGGCATATACGGAGTCTTAGCCCATGTGCTGTCCCGGCATTGCTTGCACCCAAGAAAGATGGTTCATGGTGATTTTGTGTTGATAATAGGGCAATTAACAAGATAACCATTAAATATAGGTTTCCTATCCCTAGATTGTCGAACCTTCTAGATCAATTTGGGGGAGCATCCATATTTTCTAAAATAGATCTTAGAAGTGGATAACACCAAATTAGAATAAGGTCTGGAGATGAGTGGAAAACTACCTTCAAAACAAACAAAGGACTTTTCGAATGGCTAGTCATACCTTTTGGCCTTTCTAATGCCCCTAGTACCTTTATGCGCTTaatgaatcaaattttattGCCTTATCTCAATAAATTTGTAGATGTTTACTTCGATGTCATCTTAATTTATAGTTGTTCTTATGAACCTCATCTTGAACACCTGCATATTATCTTTactgttttaaaagaaaatgcgttgtacataaattttaaaaaatgctaTTTTCTTAGAATCAACTATTTTTTTAGGGTTCTCAATAAATTCTAAAGGAGTTATTGTAGATCCaaagaaaattgaagcaatTCTTGATTGGCCCCAACCTAAATCCGTTAAGGAGTTTCAAAGTTTTTTAGGTTTAGCCTCATTTTATAGAAATTTCATACGAAATTTCAGCATACTAGCTAATCCTCTCACTGCTTGTTTAAAAGCTCACATTCCTTTTGTTTGGGTGAGGAGCAAAGTGCAAGTTTTGATGAACCCAAGAAAGCTTTTAAGTACAACTCCAATTCTTGgatttccaaattttcaaaaacctttTGAAGTGTCTGTAGATGCTTCAGATGTGGGAATAGGAGCAGTACTTAGTCAAGATAAACACCCTAGAGAGTCTTTTAGCAAAAAATTGAGTTCTCCTAGACAAAATTGGTCAACATATGAGCAAGAACTTTATGCCTTGTCCGAGCCTTAAAGCAATGGGAACATTATCTCCTTGGGAAagaatttatattattaactGACCATTTTTCTTTAAAGTTTTTGCATTCTCAAAGTTCTATCAATCGCATGCATGCTAGATGGCTTCAATTCCTCCAACAGTTCGATTTTGTCATCCAACACACTCCAGGTAATGTCAATAAAGTTGCGGATGTCTTAAGTCAAAAAGGTACACTTCTAACTTTACTTCAAGGTGAAATTGTAGCTTTTAACCATTTACATGAATAATATTCTACCGATTCTGATTTTAAAGACATTTGGTATGCTTGTTCAAATCATCTTCTGGCCAAAgactttcatattttttatggCTTTCTTTCTAAAAATGACACTCTATGCATCCCACACACTTCACTTAGAGAGTCACTTCTAAAAGAAGCCCATTCGGGTGGTTGACACTTCAGTAAAGATAAAACCTTAGCATTCCTTTCTTCTAAATTCTTTTGGCCACAATTGAAAAAGGATGTTGCAAATTTCGTCAAACGATGTTTCATTTGTCAAACTTCCAAAGGATCTAGTTTAAACAAAGGTCTCTACTCACCTCTCCCTATACCTATTAATATTTGGGAAGACCTCTCCATGGACTTTGTCCTTGGTTTACCTCGAACTCAACGAGGATTTGATTCTATTTTGGTAGTTGTGGATAGGTTTAATAAAATGGCACATTTCTTAGCTTGCAAAAAAACTAATGATGCTTTGAATGTggcaaatttattttttagggACATTGTACATCTACTAATATTGAATCTTTCTCAGATGCCGATTGGGCAGGATCTAAAGAAGACAGAAGATCAACCTCAGGgtattgtgtttttgttggtggtaatttgatttcttggaagagtAAGAAGCAAGATGTGGTGCTACGTTCAAGTGCAGAATCAGAATATAGAGCAATGGCACAATCTGTGTgtgaattgatttggatatatGAACTTCTTGTTGAGTTGGGATTTGAAATCATCACACCAACAAAGTTATGTGATAATCAAGCAGCACTTCATATTGCGTCTAATCTAGTATTTCATGAaaggactaaacatattgaagttgattgccatgtacgtgagaaaattcaacaagggttggtacctacaggatatgtgaagactggAGGACAATTAGGAGATATCTTCACGAAAGCATTGGATGGAAGCGTATAGATTATCTATGTAACAAGTTgggcatgattaacatatatgctccaacttgagggggagtgtttttattctatagttagggttttccatttttgtaaatattttgtgatattttcttttgctatactttgtacacttgtatatattcatatctttgatGAATGAATAAAGTtattctgattctttctcaaacctaagagttttacaaaCCCATTGTAACAACCAGCTGTAACAGAAGCAGTTTATTACCTTCTTTAACAGGTATCTTCCTCAGGCTGACCGGCTCCCTAGGTTAACAACCacctaatatatataaataggcCTTTGTGCCTTCATTTCTAGTCATTAATAAAAGAAGTATTCTTGAATTCTTGAAGCAATACATCAGATTATCATGAAACATTTTCTCTAGTTGCAAAAATCAATTCCATTAGAGTGTTGTTATCTATAGCAATTAAATTTGAGTGGCATCTTTATCAACTTGATGTGAAAAATGTCTTCCTTAATGGTGAGCTTGAAGAAGAGGTATTTATGAATTTACTACCTGGTTTTGAAGCCAACCTTGGAACCAACAAAGTGTGCAAGTTAAAGAAATCCCTCTATGACCTCAAGCAATCTCCTAAAGTGTGATTTGGATGTTTTGAGAAAGCAGTGACAGGTTATCAATTCCGTCAGAGTCGTGCATATCACACCATTTTCTACAGACATATTAGTCATGATAAGATGGTTGTTTTAATAGTTTATGTTAATGATATTATTCTCACAGGTAATGATGAAGCTGAGATGAACAACTTGAAGGGCAAACTAGCTAATGAAATCCAAATTAAAGACCTAGGAACCTTAAAATACTTCCTAGGGATGGAATTTGCTAGGTCAAAATAGGGTATCCTTGTTAATCAAAGAAAATATGTCATTGATTTACTTGAAGAGACGGGCTTACTTGGTTGTCGTACAACAAAAACTCCTATTGAGCCAAACTTAAAATTGCAAGCTACAAAGGATACTAAGATAAAAGACAAGGAAAAATATCAAAGACTTGTGGGAAGACTTATTTATCTATCTCATATTTGTCCAGATATTGCTTTTGTTGTCAATATGGTAAGCTAGTTCATACATGCCCCAGGGCCAACCCACTTTGAAGTTGTCTACAGAATTCTAAGATATTTGAAAGGGACTCCAGAAAAAGGGATACTACTTAAGAAGAATGGTCATTTACACGCGAAAATTTACACTAACGTTGATTGGGCAGGTAGTACCATAGATAGGAGATCAACTTCTGGCTATTGTTCCTTTGTTGGAGGTAATCTAGTTACATGGCGaagcaaaaaacaaaatgtggtAGCCAGGAGTAGTGCTTAAACAGAATTCAGGGCTTTAGCATATGACATTTGTGAGGGTATATGGATAAAAAGATTATTAGAAGAATTGAAATTTATCCAAGTAATGCGAAAACGGGTTTACTGTGACAATAAGACCGTCATCTCCATAGCACATAACTCAGTCCTACATGATAGGACAAAACATATAGAGGTTGATAAACACTTTATAAAGGAGAAGATTGATACTGGAGTAATATGCACTACCTATCACCCTACAACAAAGCAAATTGTTGATGTACTGACAAAGGGGCTTCCAAAATTACAATTCGAAAAATTGATTAGCAAGCTGGCAATAGAAGATATCTCTAACCAGCTTGAGGGGAGTGTTGATTtatgcaaatattttatttttatttggttttatttgTTGTAATTATTCTGTAGGATTCTTTCCTTTTCTGtcaatattttccttatttcaTTTAGTCTGTATTCTATTTAAATTAGGGCTTTATGTGCTTGTAATATTAAGGAAAAGTGAGAATTATTTTCACATTTATCCATAGTAATTAAGAATTAGGCTTCAAATGTGGACCAACAAAAACCTGCATGACATTTTCTTTGAACATTTTCACCAAACACCCATTGTAAGTTAAACTAAACAAAGAAGACAACGGCCACCACAAGACTTGGAAAAACGAAGCTAAAAAAAGGGAAGTTGCAGAGCTCACTTTGAACTTTTGACCTCCACAAGGCTTTACAAAATGCCTTATTCATAGGATCATAGATGGCCAAATGCTTAAAAAGGGAGTGCAAAGAAAATTTTTGGGAGGACTCCAAAGGCCAAATTCTACAAAGTGGAAGAACAACCACTCTTTTGTCAGACAAAGACCTTGCCAAAAGCTGAAGCTCAAAATCTCATCCTCTTTCAACAGCATTTTTTGGATTATATAGTCCTCAAGGTGTAGTTGTTGATCCTAAAATATTCAAACTATAAAAGATTGGCAAGCCTTAAACTCCTGTCAAAGATGTTCAATGCTTTCTAGATTTAGCATCATTTTACAGGAAGTTCATCAAAGATTTTAGTACTTTGGCAACACCTTTAATCGAATGCTTAAAAAAGGGTAAATTTATTTGGACTAAACTTCAAGAGGATAATTCTGAAAATCGAAATTAGAATTATGTTCCACCCCGGTTTTAATACTTCCTGATTTTAACAAAGTTTTTGAAGTGGTTGTTGATGCTTTGAGCATAGGAGTAGGAGCTATTTTGTCTCAAGAGAACCACCCAACTGAGAAATTTGGTGAAAAGTCGAGTGAATCTAGACAAAGGAAAGCACTTATGAACAAGAACATTATGCCCTAATGAGATCAATAAAGCAATGGGAACACTATCTTTTAGGAAAGGAATTCATACTTTCTTACAAATATTTATGCCCTAATGAGAACACTAATGCAATGGGGACCTATCACTAAAATATCTTCACTCTCAACGGCACATCAATAGAATGGATGCTAGGTGGATTACTTTCTTACAAAGATTTGATTTTCTCATTAAACATACAGCTGGAAATATAAACAAGGTTGTTGAGGATCTAAGTAGAAAACACTATTAGCCCAAATTATATGCAAAGGAAAAAGATTTTTCTCATATTTGGTCCAACTGTTGCCATAATATCATACTGAAGATTTTGAAGGTTACTTGTTCAAAGGAAATCACACATGCATTCCACATAGTAAGGGAGGTCCTCATCCAAGAATTACATGTTGGAGGATTGAGTGGCCACCTTGGCAGAGATAAGACCTTTGATTTGGTATCTAAAAGATACTTTTGGCCTCAAAGTCGAAAGGATGTACATAACTTTGTTAAGCATTGCTTTGTTTTTCATGCACAAAATAATGGGTTATATACTCCATTACCCATTCCTAATTCCTCTCTATGGACTTTAAACTTGGTCTACCTAGAACTCAAAGTGTCAATGACTCTATTATGGTAATGGTGGATCGTTTAGCAAAGTGTCACACTTTGTGGCATGCAAAAAAATGTTGATGCTTTGGGCATAGccaatttagttttcaaagagATTGTAAGACTCCATGGCATTCCAAAAACCATAGTGTTCGACCATGATGTCAAATTCCTAAGTCATTTTTGGGAAACACTTTGGGAAAAAATTGATACAAGACTTCGACTTAGTTCTACAAGTCATCCACAAACGAATGGGCAAATCTAGATGACTAACCGTACTTTGAGCAATTTGATTTGATGTCTGTGGAGAAAAGCCGAAACAATGGGATCTCATACTTTCAGTAGAATTTGCTTTCAATCATATGAAAAATAGATCTAAAGGGAAGTCACCATTTGAAGTAGCTTACACTAAGCTTCCTCGTTTGACTGTAGACTTGGCTAAGCTACCTTCTACATTGGATTTTAATCTGGAAGCTGAAGAAATGGCAAGGCGAGTGGAAGGATTACATAAGGAGGTCCATGATCACTTGGAAAGACATATGCTAATTGCTACCTATAAGAAGAAAGCAGACGAACACAAGTGGCTGCAAGTATTTGAAGTTGGAGATTTAGTTATGATACATTTGAGCCAGAATAGACTACCAATGGGAACTTATCACAAATTCCACCCTCGAAAGATTGGACCATACACGGTCATAGAAAAGTTTGGAGACAATGCCTACAAAATTTCTTCCACTATCATACCAGATCTCCTCAACTTTCAATGTCTCTGATTTATCCATTTATCATACTTCAGATGCTTTCTAGTTAGCTTCATAACTCGAGGACAAGTTTTCTAAAAGAGGAGAGAATTGATGTAATATGTACCATGTTTGAGACTTAAGGCCCACGGATgttctacttttttttaagcTTTTCTGTTTTCTAgttattctatttttaaaacaagTTTAATTACTTCCACCTATTCTTCTTGATCCTAAATCCTTGAAATGCATATGCTTAGGTTATTCTCGTGTTCAAACAGGGTATCATTGTTATTGTCCTACTTTTAACAGGTACCTTGTCTCTTCTGATATTACGTTTTTCAAAGATATGCCCTTTAGTCCATTACTGTCAAGCTAGTTCCTCCTATGTTTATTCCTTCTCGTCCACTCATTACTCAAGTCTACTCTAGGCGACTACCAACAACCTTTAAGCACATGTCCTATACATGTGGCTTCTTCAACATCTGATCCAAGATCAAGTGATGAGCTTCTCACTGCCCTTTGAAAAGGTATAAAAAGTTGTACTTATCttatttctttgtttgtttcGCATAACCAATTCTCATTGCCCACATATTCTTTTATTACATCCCTTGATTCCACCTCTACCCCTAACTTTGTTCATGAAGCTTTATCTCATCCTGGCTGGCGTAGTGTAATGATTAAGGAGATGACTACTTTAGATGATAATGGTACTTGGATTTAGTCTCTCGTCCTGCAAGAAAGAAGGCAACTAGGTGTAAATGGATGTTTGTCATCAAGATTAACCCTGATGGATAAATGGCTCGTTTGAAAGCTCGTCTTGTTGCCAAAGGCTATGCCCATATCTATAAGAGTAAATATTCTAATACGTTCTCTCTTGTTGCTAAATTAACTTCCATCTAACTATTTCTTTTCATGGATGctactcatgcttggcctttgCATCAGCTTGACATTAAGAATACGTTTTTGCATGGTATTCTTCAGGAGGAAGTTTATATGAAGCAACCACCTAAATTTGTTGCTCAGAGGGAGAGTGATAAAGTATGTTTCCTTAGAAAATCTTTATATGGATTGAATCAAAGTTCACGTGCATGATTTGGTAAGTTTAGTCAAGCACTTGAACAATTTGTATAAAGAAAAGTATCTCTGATCATTATGTTTTCTACCGACAATCTGATAATGGTATTACTCTGTTTGCATACGTTGATGATCGTTATCACTGGAAatgatatattagatatatCCTCTCTCAAGAATTTTCTTCATGGTCAATTGAATTAAGGATTTGGGACAATTGAAGTATTTTTTGCGTATTGAAGTAATGAAAAGCAATAGAAGTATTTATTTGTCACAACGAAAATAGGTATTTGATTTATTGTTTAGACAGGAAAGCTAGGAGTCAAACGATGTAATACTCCAATGATGCCAAATGTGCTACTGGCTAAAGAAGGAGAGTAATTTAAACATCCTGAGAGATATAGAAGATTAGTTGAAAAGTTAAATTATTTAACAGTGACACGACCAGACATCACATAATCTACAAGTATTGTGAGTCAGTTTATATCTTCCTCTACAATGGATCAATTGGGCTGCAGTAGAACATTTCTATGTTATCTAAAAGTTACACCTAGACGTGAGAACTTATATAAAGATCATGGTCATACAAGAGTTTGAATGTTTTTCATATCCTAGTTATGCTGGATCTCAAGAAAATAGGAGATCAACCTTTGGATATTGTGTTTTTGTAGGAAGAAATTTAGTGTCGTGGAAGAGTAAGAAACGTATTGTAATTTCACATTCGAGTGTTGAGTTGTAATATAGAGCCATGGCACAATCCCTGTGTGGAATAGTGTGGATACACCAACTTTTATCCGAGATGGACTTCAACTAGATTATGGTGTGATAATCATGCTGCAATTTTCACATTGCGTCCAACCCAGTGTTTCATGAGCTAACTAAGCATATTGAGGTAGATTGTCATTTTATTCGtgagaaaatacaaaaattggtGTCCAAAGGATATGTGAAGACTAGAGAACAATCGGGAGATATCCTAACCAAAGTTGTAAATTGAGCAAGAATGAACTATCTATGCAACAAGTTGGGCATGATTGATATATTTGTTCcagcttgagggggagtgttatagtgtgagtgtgtgtatatatactATTATGTATAATTGTCTTTAATCGTAATTGCACATTCCTAGCTTAGGGTTTCTTTGTACTCCTAAATAACTTCAACATTGTCCAAAAACCAAGTACATTAGTGGGCGTCAGTCACAAATTCTTTCTCTAATTATTCATAAGGTCATCTTTTGTTAGATTGGAGACCCATCCTCTAGCTGCTCCCTTTTGTCGgcctttttttttacttttgtattctttcattttttttttctctgtgtAAGTTGGTCttttatcaaaaataaaaagaaaaacaaaaaggttTACCTGTGCCCTCAAACTGATGATTTCCTGGGTTAAACTGTCAGTTGCACGCTTAGAATCCTCTGAAATATCTTCAGATGATCGAATCGGGCTTGACATTCCCAATACAGGAGATGTTGCTCGAGAAGCTAATCTGGAAGCAGGAATAGAAACTTATGATACTCTTTAAGAAGCTTTATATGGAAGGAGAAATTCTCCAGAAAAATAATAAGCCCCCAATTTAAAATGCCCCATGTAAAAAGGTGAACAAAGGACTACTTTGCCACTgttgttttatattatttacCTGGAGTGCATGCTTTCAGCATTATTGACAGCACCAAAAGATGAAAGTCTGGAGAGTGTTGCTTGCAATTTTGGAGCCCACGTTTCTTTATCCGTAACACCATTAGATTTATGATGCATATTTCCAGTTCTGGCTCTAGAATTTTGTGAAATAGAACTGGATTCCATGGCcttctttagtttattgaaacAATCATCACACACTCGATACGGTTTATTCAAATTTGGGGCTAAAGATGCCTTCAGGGATTTTTTGCTGCTGCATGCTTTGCAGAATACTAGACCACAGTTGTAACAGTTGTGACGCTTCCTTCTGAAACCAAATGGGTTGTGACAACCAGAACATACAGAATGGTCAGCACTTGATACCCATTTATGAAGACATATAACAACAGTGAAGTTTGAACCACATGCAACATTTTTCACTTGCTTATCTTTCAGGGCCTCTACAATAGTAGGTGTGTTTCTGTGATTGTTGTCTCCATGTCCTAACTGCCCATTTGAGCCCTTTCCCCAAGTATAAACCTCAGTTTTGGAGGTTAATATTGCAACATGATAAGAACCACAGGCAACCTCTTCAACAAAACTGTTGTCAATTTCACCTTCAACACAAGTAGGAAGCTTTCCATCAGCTGTAGCACTTCCTAACTGGCCATAAGCAGTACTACCCATTGTATATACCCGTCCTGCCGTTGTTAAAGCAACTGTGAGATCATGGCCACATGCCACTTGACATATATTTTCTTCAATCAATGCAGCTACACATTCAGGAACTAGTCTAGGTTCATTATCTCCATGTCCAAGCCGGCCTTTGTCTCCGTCGCCCCATGTGTAAAGTTTTCCAGATGAAGGGTTAGCTGAAGTACCAGAATCAGAAAGTTCGTTCATTGCTTCAACAGTAGCAGCAGTGTGCCAAACACCACAGGCAACTTTTGTCGTTCTAAGCCCTCTCAAAGTTTCCACTTCTCGTGGAATATTTGAGGTGATATGATCCCCATGACCCAAGGCTCCGAAAGAACCATCCCCAAATGTGAACAACTGGCCAGCTGATGTCACCACAGCTGTATGCCACGCTCCACATGAGATATACGATACACGAATTCCCTCCATCTGACCACTTACCTTTTGTGGAATCCAATGACTAACTTCGCTACCATGACCAAGTAAACCATAATTATGAGTCCCATCACCCCAAGTATAAAGATCCCCTGAAAGTGTTACGGCACAAGTATGGTACTCTCCGCATGCTACTAGTTCAACATTCATGCCACTGAGAGTATCAATGAGTTTTGGATGTGAAACATCTGCTTCCACACCATGCCCAAGCCTTCCTCCTGACTCCTCACCCCAACTAAAAATCTCACCCTGTCTGGTAACCAGCACAGCATGTCTGCCACCACATGCGATACCATGAACATCTAGAACAACTGTTGACTCCAATGGCTTTGGTTGCAGAGCGTCCAGCTTGGAGTTTAATGAACATTGGATGCCAACCTTATTCACACCACCACCCAACAATCCGTCCCCTATACCTTCTCCCCATATATAGACATCCCCCAAGGCATCAAAATCTTCTGGACATGATCCTTGACTTGATGAGCTCACAGCACTGGATAAACTAACTCGAAAACCCTCAGATGCAGAAATTCGGCCATTTGAGTTATCTACAAGCACAGTTGATAGAGAAGGATTGGCAACTGGCTTGGGTTGGTTAGTACCCTTGGAAACTGCAGTGTATGATAATAGTTCAGAAAATGCTTTCCCTAGTCTGTTCTGTCCAGTATTTTCATAAGAAATCCCATCAAGATCTCCGGGATCCTGTCAACCAGAAGAAGTGAAAAATGTGAATTAGAACTACATACTAAGAATAACGGACAAAAGTAGATAGTGAAATAATTGTAATTATCTTTGTACAGACACATGGTGCAATGGCTGGAGAATTCCTTCGCATGCGAGCATGCGGACTATCTGAAGATACACTCTCACATCTTGATTCAACTCTCCACTTGCGGTAGTTTCCTCGAGTGATCAATGCCTTCAGACCAACAAACCAAACTTCAGCTTCATCCTTGTCTTTACATATCTGTCCATCAGCAATGAAAGTAGTTTGTTAAATGTTCATTGAAGTTTCTAAAAGTAACTGCAAAACTTCTTCAATTGTCACATATACAAAGATATTATTTAAATGCAAGCatatatgcaaaataacaaCTGGCTACAGG
This DNA window, taken from Benincasa hispida cultivar B227 chromosome 6, ASM972705v1, whole genome shotgun sequence, encodes the following:
- the LOC120079895 gene encoding PH, RCC1 and FYVE domains-containing protein 1-like isoform X1; its protein translation is MADTQKVGLAQRDIEQAITALKKGAHLLKYGRRGKPKFCPFRLSSDESLLVWYSGKDEKQLKLSLVSKIIPGQRTAIFQQHPQPEKEYQSFSLLYNDRSLDLICKDKDEAEVWFVGLKALITRGNYRKWRVESRCESVSSDSPHARMRRNSPAIAPCDPGDLDGISYENTGQNRLGKAFSELLSYTAVSKGTNQPKPVANPSLSTVLVDNSNGRISASEGFRVSLSSAVSSSSQGSCPEDFDALGDVYIWGEGIGDGLLGGGVNKVGIQCSLNSKLDALQPKPLESTVVLDVHGIACGGRHAVLVTRQGEIFSWGEESGGRLGHGVEADVSHPKLIDTLSGMNVELVACGEYHTCAVTLSGDLYTWGDGTHNYGLLGHGSEVSHWIPQKVSGQMEGIRVSYISCGAWHTAVVTSAGQLFTFGDGSFGALGHGDHITSNIPREVETLRGLRTTKVACGVWHTAATVEAMNELSDSGTSANPSSGKLYTWGDGDKGRLGHGDNEPRLVPECVAALIEENICQVACGHDLTVALTTAGRVYTMGSTAYGQLGSATADGKLPTCVEGEIDNSFVEEVACGSYHVAILTSKTEVYTWGKGSNGQLGHGDNNHRNTPTIVEALKDKQVKNVACGSNFTVVICLHKWVSSADHSVCSGCHNPFGFRRKRHNCYNCGLVFCKACSSKKSLKASLAPNLNKPYRVCDDCFNKLKKAMESSSISQNSRARTGNMHHKSNGVTDKETWAPKLQATLSRLSSFGAVNNAESMHSRLASRATSPVLGMSSPIRSSEDISEDSKRATDSLTQEIISLRAQVQELTCKSKNLEAELEKTSKKLMEVTTIAADEAEKCKSAKEVIKSLAAQLKEMAEKMPEGHTAILNSGTVFGQNGSNFNQLSTESLSMSINSRLESNGISKCQTLSTGSKVQNEKAEWVVQDEPGVYITLSALPGGCNELKRVRFSRRHFTEAQAEKWWAEFGAKVCERHKVKNTD
- the LOC120079895 gene encoding PH, RCC1 and FYVE domains-containing protein 1-like isoform X4 codes for the protein MLACEGILQPLHHDPGDLDGISYENTGQNRLGKAFSELLSYTAVSKGTNQPKPVANPSLSTVLVDNSNGRISASEGFRVSLSSAVSSSSQGSCPEDFDALGDVYIWGEGIGDGLLGGGVNKVGIQCSLNSKLDALQPKPLESTVVLDVHGIACGGRHAVLVTRQGEIFSWGEESGGRLGHGVEADVSHPKLIDTLSGMNVELVACGEYHTCAVTLSGDLYTWGDGTHNYGLLGHGSEVSHWIPQKVSGQMEGIRVSYISCGAWHTAVVTSAGQLFTFGDGSFGALGHGDHITSNIPREVETLRGLRTTKVACGVWHTAATVEAMNELSDSGTSANPSSGKLYTWGDGDKGRLGHGDNEPRLVPECVAALIEENICQVACGHDLTVALTTAGRVYTMGSTAYGQLGSATADGKLPTCVEGEIDNSFVEEVACGSYHVAILTSKTEVYTWGKGSNGQLGHGDNNHRNTPTIVEALKDKQVKNVACGSNFTVVICLHKWVSSADHSVCSGCHNPFGFRRKRHNCYNCGLVFCKACSSKKSLKASLAPNLNKPYRVCDDCFNKLKKAMESSSISQNSRARTGNMHHKSNGVTDKETWAPKLQATLSRLSSFGAVNNAESMHSRLASRATSPVLGMSSPIRSSEDISEDSKRATDSLTQEIISLRAQVQELTCKSKNLEAELEKTSKKLMEVTTIAADEAEKCKSAKEVIKSLAAQLKEMAEKMPEGHTAILNSGTVFGQNGSNFNQLSTESLSMSINSRLESNGISKCQTLSTGSKVQNEKAEWVVQDEPGVYITLSALPGGCNELKRVRFSRRHFTEAQAEKWWAEFGAKVCERHKVKNTD
- the LOC120079895 gene encoding PH, RCC1 and FYVE domains-containing protein 1-like isoform X3, which codes for MLACEGILQPLHHVSDPGDLDGISYENTGQNRLGKAFSELLSYTAVSKGTNQPKPVANPSLSTVLVDNSNGRISASEGFRVSLSSAVSSSSQGSCPEDFDALGDVYIWGEGIGDGLLGGGVNKVGIQCSLNSKLDALQPKPLESTVVLDVHGIACGGRHAVLVTRQGEIFSWGEESGGRLGHGVEADVSHPKLIDTLSGMNVELVACGEYHTCAVTLSGDLYTWGDGTHNYGLLGHGSEVSHWIPQKVSGQMEGIRVSYISCGAWHTAVVTSAGQLFTFGDGSFGALGHGDHITSNIPREVETLRGLRTTKVACGVWHTAATVEAMNELSDSGTSANPSSGKLYTWGDGDKGRLGHGDNEPRLVPECVAALIEENICQVACGHDLTVALTTAGRVYTMGSTAYGQLGSATADGKLPTCVEGEIDNSFVEEVACGSYHVAILTSKTEVYTWGKGSNGQLGHGDNNHRNTPTIVEALKDKQVKNVACGSNFTVVICLHKWVSSADHSVCSGCHNPFGFRRKRHNCYNCGLVFCKACSSKKSLKASLAPNLNKPYRVCDDCFNKLKKAMESSSISQNSRARTGNMHHKSNGVTDKETWAPKLQATLSRLSSFGAVNNAESMHSRLASRATSPVLGMSSPIRSSEDISEDSKRATDSLTQEIISLRAQVQELTCKSKNLEAELEKTSKKLMEVTTIAADEAEKCKSAKEVIKSLAAQLKEMAEKMPEGHTAILNSGTVFGQNGSNFNQLSTESLSMSINSRLESNGISKCQTLSTGSKVQNEKAEWVVQDEPGVYITLSALPGGCNELKRVRFSRRHFTEAQAEKWWAEFGAKVCERHKVKNTD
- the LOC120079895 gene encoding PH, RCC1 and FYVE domains-containing protein 1-like isoform X2 codes for the protein MADTQKVGLAQRDIEQAITALKKGAHLLKYGRRGKPKFCPFRLSSDESLLVWYSGKDEKQLKLSLVSKIIPGQRTAIFQQHPQPEKEYQSFSLLYNDRSLDLICKDKDEAEVWFVGLKALITRGNYRKWRVESRCESVSSDSPHARMRRNSPAIAPCDPGDLDGISYENTGQNRLGKAFSELLSYTAVSKGTNQPKPVANPSLSTVLVDNSNGRISASEGFRVSLSSAVSSSSQGSCPEDFDALGDVYIWGEGIGDGLLGGGVNKVGIQCSLNSKLDALQPKPLESTVVLDVHGIACGGRHAVLVTRQGEIFSWGEESGGRLGHGVEADVSHPKLIDTLSGMNVELVACGEYHTCAVTLSGDLYTWGDGTHNYGLLGHGSEVSHWIPQKVSGQMEGIRVSYISCGAWHTAVVTSAGQLFTFGDGSFGALGHGDHITSNIPREVETLRGLRTTKVACGVWHTAATVEAMNELSDSGTSANPSSGKLYTWGDGDKGRLGHGDNEPRLVPECVAALIEENICQVACGHDLTVALTTAGRVYTMGSTAYGQLGSATADGKLPTCVEGEIDNSFVEEVACGSYHVAILTSKTEVYTWGKGSNGQLGHGDNNHRNTPTIVEALKDKQVKNVACGSNFTVVICLHKWVSSADHSVCSGCHNPFGFRRKRHNCYNCGLVFCKACSSKKSLKASLAPNLNKPYRVCDDCFNKLKKAMESSSISQNSRARTGNMHHKSNGVTDKETWAPKLQATLSRLSSFGAVNNAESMHSRLASRATSPVLGMSSPIRSSEDISEDSKRATDSLTQEIISLRAQVQELTCKSKNLEAELEKTSKKLMEVTTIAADEAEKCKSAKEVIKSLAAQDSSSGKMIDIA